In Vigna unguiculata cultivar IT97K-499-35 chromosome 3, ASM411807v1, whole genome shotgun sequence, a single genomic region encodes these proteins:
- the LOC114179274 gene encoding uncharacterized protein LOC114179274: protein MAGVGGSVRCYTCSPSSSFFLRKAPSPVRFRLKFRFRFRINALFGDWGLGNRKNSLSFSSTHQHQFTFSLTDTDTVRVSVLSSISDVPAKEWDACAVDASGPHSFNPFLSHAFLSALEHSASAVRETGWMPHHIVAKDQANNILAVVPLYLKTHSYGEFVFDHSWANAYHSYGYKYYPKLQSCVPFTPVTGSRILLRNTSFKDQIFDIVVSAMKDLTVNSQLSSLHVTFPSENEWLKLTQKGFLPRIGMQYHWKNRDYKNFDDFLKDMKQSKRKNIRQERKKISAQNLIMKRLRGHEIKARHWDSFYTFYRNTTDNKWGTPHLTREFFHELGSKMGDNVLLVVAEEGDELVAGALNLIGGDTLFGRLWGCLPRSYYPSLHFEACYYQAIEAAIELNLRKVEAGAQGEHKIQRGYLPVTTYSCHYLIDEEFRGAIQDFLEREASQVKLVIKLLHESGPFKEGIV from the exons ATGGCCGGTGTGGGAGGCAGTGTGAGGTGCTATACATGCagtccttcttcttctttctttctgaGGAAGGCACCTTCTCCAGTGAGATTCAGATTGAAATTCAGATTCAGATTCAGAATTAATGCACTTTTTGGGGATTGGGGATTAGGGAACAGAAAAAATTCCCTCTCCTTCTCCTCCACTCATCAACACCAATTCACTTTCAGTTTGACAGACACAGACACAGTTCGAGTGTCGGTGTTGTCTTCCATCTCGGACGTTCCGGCGAAGGAATGGGACGCGTGTGCCGTGGATGCGAGTGGTCCTCACAGCTTCAATCCTTTCCTCTCCCACGCCTTTCTCTCCGCCTTGGAGCACTCTGCCTCCGCCGTGAGGGAAACTGGATGGATGCCACACCACATCGTTGCCAAAGATCAGGCCAACAACATTCTCGCCGTCGTCCCTCTCTATCTTAAGAC ACATTCCTACGGTGAATTTGTTTTTGATCACTCTTGGGCCAATGCTTACCATTCATACGGATACAAATATTACCCCAAGTTACAATCTTGTGTGCCCTTCACCCCTGTCACCGGTTCAAGAATCTTGCTTCGTAACACCTCCTTCAAAGATCAAATCTTTGACATTGTTGTCTCTGCAATGAAGGACCTCACTGTCAAT TCACAGCTTTCCTCGTTACATGTTACTTTTCCCTCTGAGAATGAGTGGCTTAAACTCACCCAGAAGGGCTTCCTTCCCAGGATTGGAATGCAGTACCACTGGAAAAACCGTGACTACAAAAA TTTTGATGACTTCTTGAAAGACATGAAGCaaagtaaaaggaaaaatatacgTCAAGAGCGTAAAAAG ATCTCAGCCCAGAACTTGATTATGAAACGGCTCCGGGGTCATGAAATAAAG GCTAGGCACTGGGATTCCTTCTACACTTTTTACAGGAACACAACTGATAACAA ATGGGGGACTCCTCACCTGACAAGGGAATTTTTCCATGAGCTGGGATCGAAAATGGGAGATAACGTACTACTAGTTGTGGCTGAAGAAGGGGATGAGCTAGTTGCTGGAGCCCTGAATCTTATTGGAGGAGATACATTGTTTGGGCGCCTATGGGGGTGTTTGCCACGAAGTTACTACCCGAGTTTGCATTTTGAAGCATGCTATTACCAG GCAATCGAAGCAGCCATCGAACTAAATCTTAGAAAGGTAGAGGCAGGAGCCCAGGGTGAACACAAGATTCAGCGGGGATATCTTCCTGTCACAACGTATAGCTGTCATTACCTTATTGATGAAGAATTTAGGGGAGCCATCCAAGATTTTCTGGAACGTGAAGCATCTCAG GTGAAGCTTGTCATAAAACTCTTGCATGAATCTGGACCTTTCAAGGAAGGAATAGTGTAG
- the LOC114179275 gene encoding NADPH-dependent pterin aldehyde reductase, producing METEKVKERKMKTGRTVLITGVGKGLGRALAVELAGRGHTIIGCSRSQHNLDSLQTQLSSSNRNHNHLFFNTDVRSDDGVQQMARLVMDQKAVPDIIVNNAGTINKNNKLWEVPAEEFEEVIDTNVKGTSNVLRHFIPLMIALKNAEGIIVNMSSGWGRSGAALVAPYCASKWAIEGLSKSVAKEVGQGMAVVALNPGVINTDMLTSCFGSSASLYQSPHSWALKAATLILNLTPADNGASLTV from the exons ATGGAGACGGAGAAAGtgaaagagagaaagatgaaGACAGGACGAACAGTGCTGATAACAGGGGTTGGGAAAGGGCTTGGGAGAGCCCTCGCTGTTGAACTCGCCGGTCGAGGTCACACAATAATTGGCTGCTCCCGTTCGCAGCATAATCTTGATTCCCTCCAAACTCAACTCTCTTCCTCCAATCGCAACCACaaccatttatttttcaatactGACGTT AGGTCCGACGATGGCGTTCAGCAAATGGCCCGACTTGTAATGGACCAAAAGGCCGTTCCTGACATCATAG TGAATAATGCCGGAACAATCAACAAGAACAACAAGCTATGGGAGGTTCCGGCGGAGGAGTTCGAGGAGGTGATAGATACGAACGTGAAAGGGACTTCGAACGTTTTGCGCCACTTCATTCCTCTGATGATAGCGTTGAAGAATGCGGAAGGCATAATAGTGAATATGTCGTCGGGATGGGGGAGGTCCGGTGCGGCGCTGGTGGCTCCCTACTGCGCCTCCAAGTGGGCCATAGAAGGGCTGAGCAAGTCGGTGGCGAAAGAAGTGGGTCAAGGGATGGCCGTGGTGGCCCTGAATCCAGGTGTTATCAACACCGACATGCTCACCTCGTGTTTTGGTTCTTCCGCCTCTCTCTATCAGTCCCCTCACTCCTGGGCTCTCAAGGCTGCCACCCTCATTCTCAATCTCACCCCTGCCGACAACGGTGCCTCTCTCACTGTCTGA